One window from the genome of Dyadobacter sp. CECT 9275 encodes:
- a CDS encoding IS4 family transposase, protein MESQTHIDYELDNEQFKALCCEGEPDGVYRNRKLTIRHLILFIMSIRSSLQRDLDSFYKNINQSDFSIRAVTKSAFSQALSKINPLAFKHLSRISLKVFYDKAPVKKWKGMRILACDGTRLILPRHKTISEELGVQHMGPNAEVATHMAMASILYDTENLVPIDSQIAPYELSERDLLKKHLSYTQEGDLLLLDRGYPAQWLFFLLYAKDLQFCIRLSDYNWGVSEVFSRSQLQQTIVQINLPKKDRIHLDRYPEFYDKELSLRLVKVILSTGETEILCTSLLDYEQFPITDFQELYHKRWTAEEAFKMLKSRIQLENFSGKTAVAVRQDFYAKMFAMTLCATHAFPIEERVKAEYQADKRRKRGQKINRTAAVAMLQQILVPAFIRRKFLQALQAFDDLVEKTREIVRPNRSNPRKYKPSKRHYVNYKTL, encoded by the coding sequence ATTGAGTCACAAACACATATAGACTATGAGCTTGACAATGAGCAATTTAAAGCTCTCTGCTGCGAAGGGGAGCCTGACGGAGTATACAGAAATAGGAAACTGACAATCCGGCACTTAATTTTGTTCATCATGTCCATTAGATCTTCTTTGCAACGTGATCTAGATAGCTTTTATAAGAATATCAATCAATCCGATTTCAGTATCAGAGCTGTCACTAAAAGTGCATTTTCACAAGCTCTATCAAAGATTAATCCGTTAGCTTTCAAGCATTTGTCCCGCATTTCCTTGAAAGTATTTTACGACAAGGCTCCTGTTAAAAAATGGAAGGGAATGCGCATTTTAGCATGTGATGGAACCAGGCTGATACTTCCTCGACATAAGACAATTTCGGAGGAATTGGGTGTGCAGCATATGGGTCCCAATGCAGAAGTGGCCACTCACATGGCAATGGCCTCCATTCTTTACGACACCGAAAATTTAGTCCCCATCGACAGTCAAATCGCTCCTTACGAGCTCAGCGAGAGAGACTTACTCAAGAAACATCTTAGCTATACACAAGAAGGCGATTTGTTACTTTTGGATCGTGGCTACCCGGCCCAGTGGCTATTTTTCCTGTTGTATGCCAAGGACTTACAATTTTGTATTAGGTTGAGTGACTACAATTGGGGGGTATCTGAAGTGTTTAGCAGAAGCCAACTGCAGCAGACAATCGTTCAAATTAATCTCCCCAAGAAAGATCGAATCCACCTGGATCGCTACCCGGAATTTTATGATAAAGAACTATCACTCAGACTTGTAAAAGTCATTCTTTCGACTGGTGAGACCGAAATACTCTGCACTTCGCTACTGGATTACGAGCAATTTCCAATAACCGACTTTCAAGAACTTTATCACAAACGCTGGACAGCAGAAGAAGCCTTCAAAATGCTGAAGAGTCGCATCCAGTTGGAAAATTTCTCTGGAAAAACGGCAGTTGCTGTCAGGCAGGATTTTTACGCCAAAATGTTCGCAATGACACTTTGTGCGACACATGCCTTTCCTATTGAAGAGCGAGTAAAGGCTGAATATCAAGCAGATAAAAGGCGAAAACGGGGTCAAAAGATAAACAGAACCGCGGCAGTGGCCATGCTACAACAAATCCTAGTGCCCGCCTTTATCCGAAGGAAATTCCTACAAGCCCTTCAAGCGTTTGATGATCTAGTCGAGAAAACCCGGGAAATTGTCAGACCAAATCGATCAAATCCACGCAAGTACAAGCCATCCAAAAGGCATTATGTGAATTATAAAACTCTCTAA
- a CDS encoding phosphoenolpyruvate carboxykinase (ATP), translating into MLAFFKPMFYYFGFGINIKSEIEFPELVETERSDSSLMIRIGTIPEISGGISFSSSDFTYVIQNNEFLFTVNNVAKYYAKNGNEIIVEILNPEVDGRSIRLYILATVMAAILLQKNKLPFHASAIIRDNNLLLISGESGAGKSTLLASLINNGHTVFCDDILVLSRSLSNSKIIATASYPMIKLWEDSIEKLNNAQFSNRSFRIRHDLNKYGFFFHNTFDKRSYPIEKIIILKKGNQTQFVLNKIKDTEAFIAVSKQIYRPFLIQSIENKTLSFKLISDLISNVDVLEITRPVDSKPKDLLEFIESNLRLRSSIVK; encoded by the coding sequence ATGCTAGCATTTTTTAAACCAATGTTTTATTATTTCGGATTTGGAATTAATATAAAGTCAGAGATTGAGTTTCCAGAACTGGTTGAAACGGAAAGGTCAGATTCTAGCTTAATGATTAGGATTGGGACAATACCTGAAATTTCAGGTGGAATAAGTTTTTCATCCTCGGATTTTACATATGTAATCCAAAATAATGAATTTCTATTCACGGTTAATAATGTCGCTAAATACTATGCCAAAAATGGAAATGAAATAATCGTTGAAATACTGAATCCGGAAGTAGATGGTAGATCAATAAGACTTTACATTCTTGCGACTGTTATGGCTGCAATTCTTCTCCAGAAGAATAAACTTCCATTCCATGCCTCAGCAATAATTCGGGATAACAACCTGTTACTGATATCCGGAGAATCCGGTGCTGGAAAATCAACTCTGCTTGCGTCTTTAATCAACAATGGACATACAGTTTTTTGCGATGACATTCTTGTCTTAAGTCGCTCCCTAAGCAACTCTAAAATTATTGCTACTGCCAGCTATCCGATGATTAAACTATGGGAAGACTCAATAGAAAAATTGAACAATGCACAATTCAGTAACAGATCTTTCAGGATTCGGCATGATTTGAACAAATATGGTTTCTTTTTTCATAATACATTCGATAAACGTAGCTACCCAATAGAAAAAATTATCATCCTTAAAAAGGGAAACCAGACGCAATTTGTACTTAATAAAATTAAAGACACCGAAGCATTTATCGCTGTAAGTAAGCAGATTTACCGCCCCTTCTTAATCCAAAGCATAGAAAATAAAACCCTAAGTTTCAAACTTATTTCTGATCTGATAAGCAATGTCGACGTATTGGAAATAACTCGACCAGTTGACAGTAAACCAAAGGACCTTTTGGAATTTATAGAAAGTAACTTGCGACTAAGAAGTTCAATTGTTAAATGA
- a CDS encoding ImuA family protein, whose amino-acid sequence MKTQAEKSEMIARLQSDILSLQGFRTPSLDMKQDSFGLGPVASAFPGGVFPTAGIHEFISQTPQQSAATSGFMAALAGNLMRGDGICVWVGTKRTIYPLALTYFGVSADHVIFIDLKKEKDLLWVIEEALKCTALSAVVGEIKELNLTESRRLQLTIEENKSTGLLHRVSPRLSNPTAAVCRWQISPVQGLPQHILPGIGFPRWQVTIQKVRSGEPGSWQLEWNQDHFEHITAPVTADEQYLSRVG is encoded by the coding sequence ATGAAAACCCAGGCCGAAAAAAGTGAGATGATTGCCAGGCTCCAAAGTGATATCCTCTCCTTGCAAGGTTTCCGCACGCCTTCGCTGGATATGAAACAGGACAGTTTCGGACTTGGCCCGGTTGCATCCGCTTTCCCGGGCGGCGTTTTCCCTACGGCGGGTATACATGAATTCATTAGTCAAACTCCTCAGCAATCGGCTGCTACCAGTGGCTTTATGGCCGCGCTCGCAGGAAACCTGATGAGGGGGGATGGAATCTGCGTTTGGGTTGGGACTAAAAGAACCATATACCCACTTGCCCTGACCTATTTCGGTGTATCTGCTGACCATGTCATATTCATTGACCTGAAAAAAGAAAAAGATCTTTTGTGGGTAATTGAGGAAGCACTCAAATGTACTGCGCTCTCTGCGGTGGTCGGTGAGATCAAAGAGCTTAACCTGACAGAGTCGCGCCGTCTGCAACTTACCATCGAGGAAAATAAGAGCACCGGCCTTTTGCACCGCGTATCTCCCCGTTTATCTAATCCCACTGCTGCTGTTTGCCGTTGGCAGATCAGCCCTGTTCAGGGTTTACCACAACACATTCTTCCGGGGATCGGATTTCCGCGCTGGCAGGTAACCATCCAGAAAGTGCGGAGTGGTGAGCCGGGAAGCTGGCAGTTGGAGTGGAATCAGGATCACTTTGAGCATATCACGGCTCCTGTAACGGCAGATGAGCAATATCTATCAAGAGTAGGGTAA
- a CDS encoding XRE family transcriptional regulator, with translation MTSPKLFFNSNIRFLRERRRLTQDDLAQKLDISRVKLAALESGRTENPTATDLIRFSDFLQLSIDSLFRVDLSKLSELKLRELEAGNDVYMTGTNLRVLAISVDRSNKENVEYVPVKAKAGYRSGYSDPDYIASLPKFSLPNLPQTGTFRMFPTTGDSMLPLPEGADVIGQFVEDWTSLKPGMLCIVILKAEQDFVFKKVTIKPDSKTFLLESLNQAYLPYEVNAADVLEIWKYYSYQSKKVPESVSDVQHISGTVNAILERLKVIEDKMDG, from the coding sequence ATGACAAGTCCAAAACTTTTTTTCAATAGCAACATCCGGTTCTTGCGTGAACGAAGGCGTTTAACTCAGGATGATCTTGCTCAAAAACTTGATATTTCCCGTGTTAAACTCGCTGCTTTGGAGTCAGGACGGACAGAAAATCCTACGGCAACAGACCTGATCAGATTTTCGGATTTCCTTCAGTTAAGTATTGATAGTCTTTTCCGTGTAGACTTGTCAAAACTCTCTGAGCTTAAACTTCGAGAACTGGAGGCGGGGAATGACGTCTACATGACAGGTACAAATCTCAGGGTCCTGGCCATTTCGGTGGACCGGTCTAACAAAGAGAATGTTGAGTATGTACCTGTGAAAGCCAAAGCCGGATACAGAAGCGGCTACTCTGACCCGGACTACATAGCTTCGCTGCCCAAGTTTTCACTACCCAACCTGCCGCAAACCGGCACGTTCCGCATGTTTCCCACCACGGGAGATTCCATGCTACCCCTACCGGAAGGTGCAGATGTCATCGGTCAGTTTGTTGAAGACTGGACATCTCTGAAACCGGGTATGTTATGCATTGTGATCCTGAAAGCCGAGCAGGATTTTGTCTTCAAAAAAGTGACCATCAAACCGGACTCAAAAACCTTTCTGCTCGAATCCTTAAACCAGGCTTACCTGCCTTATGAGGTAAACGCAGCAGATGTATTAGAAATCTGGAAGTACTATAGCTATCAATCTAAAAAAGTACCTGAGAGCGTTTCCGACGTTCAGCATATTTCCGGTACCGTAAACGCGATTCTGGAAAGGTTGAAGGTTATTGAAGATAAGATGGATGGTTAG
- a CDS encoding asparagine synthase-related protein, producing MSAIFGIINKSGMPVAQSKVNAILTSLRHRSNDGNGVWIESNVAMGHCLLKVFAQQNFEKQPQTISDCTITADARLDNRDELSTLLGIHRNQLAITADPTIILLAYQRWGDECIKHLEGEFAFAIWNKQNQTLFVATDPIGYRPFYYYNSPDMFIFSSEVKGVVAAKPSPNSFNEESLIEYFYRKGKANITVNMEVFALCGGNSLILRDDKMVISKYWTLESTGKYNFKKDEDWYDCTRELLYRAIEKRLNPEVPTGITLSGGLDSTCIANILSDLLLKKNKPLYAFSSVLPIGHKGIEQDERHYIEIVGRHCPNIIQTYVEALGAGPLSNLDEALDLDETFPNVFFYMDKAILEAAAKKEIRILYNGFGGDYWISNKGNSVIYNLINNGNFGEAFGLIKKLSKKEGKSILHEIRIRYLSHTKLYNGIRSIIKKEESNWQNKTFLHRDFLDNYSVEINKRDNYQTSLGMKQRLETGRIGRTISLLYNRNSWYDMDSSTPLFDKELMEFLIHVPERLFIENGIPRNLIRSAMRHVIPQEIVQRRDKQPYSPGCPTRLINQKEELIQILRNPGKQKISEKYINSNEIIAHISEIIPFAGFGNPSKIIDIRVAQAVIVCYLLDKLHNIGYSV from the coding sequence ATGAGTGCAATCTTTGGAATAATTAATAAGTCAGGCATGCCTGTTGCGCAAAGCAAAGTTAATGCAATACTTACTTCCCTACGCCACCGTTCAAATGATGGTAATGGAGTTTGGATTGAAAGTAATGTAGCGATGGGGCATTGCCTTCTAAAAGTATTCGCACAGCAAAACTTTGAAAAGCAACCCCAAACAATCTCAGACTGTACAATAACTGCCGACGCCCGATTGGATAATCGGGATGAACTGTCTACACTATTAGGAATTCATAGGAATCAACTCGCAATTACAGCGGATCCGACTATAATTCTGTTAGCATACCAACGTTGGGGCGACGAATGCATCAAACATCTTGAAGGTGAATTTGCATTCGCAATATGGAACAAGCAAAACCAAACACTTTTTGTTGCAACCGATCCTATTGGATATCGCCCTTTCTATTATTATAATTCGCCCGATATGTTCATTTTCAGCAGCGAGGTAAAAGGCGTGGTGGCAGCAAAACCTTCACCAAACTCCTTTAACGAAGAGAGCTTGATTGAATACTTCTACCGAAAAGGAAAGGCTAATATCACTGTCAACATGGAAGTCTTTGCACTTTGCGGAGGGAACTCACTAATACTGAGAGATGATAAAATGGTCATAAGCAAGTACTGGACATTAGAATCAACAGGTAAGTATAATTTTAAGAAAGATGAGGATTGGTACGACTGTACACGAGAACTCCTTTATCGGGCAATCGAAAAAAGGCTAAATCCTGAGGTCCCAACAGGAATTACTCTCAGTGGCGGGCTCGACTCGACCTGCATTGCCAATATTTTATCCGACTTACTTCTGAAAAAGAACAAGCCATTATACGCCTTCTCGTCGGTTCTGCCAATCGGGCATAAAGGTATTGAACAGGACGAGCGTCATTACATTGAGATAGTCGGCAGGCATTGTCCAAATATCATTCAAACCTACGTGGAGGCTCTTGGGGCAGGACCTCTCTCCAATCTTGATGAAGCTCTTGATCTCGATGAGACTTTTCCTAACGTGTTCTTCTATATGGACAAAGCCATACTGGAGGCTGCAGCAAAAAAAGAAATTAGAATTTTGTACAATGGTTTTGGTGGAGATTACTGGATATCGAACAAGGGCAATAGCGTTATTTACAATTTAATAAATAATGGAAATTTTGGAGAAGCTTTTGGCTTGATTAAAAAGTTGAGTAAAAAGGAGGGAAAATCAATTCTGCATGAGATAAGGATCAGATATCTGTCACACACTAAATTGTACAACGGCATTAGATCGATAATAAAAAAAGAAGAAAGCAACTGGCAAAACAAGACGTTCTTACACAGAGACTTCTTAGATAATTATTCGGTTGAAATAAATAAAAGGGATAATTATCAAACTTCGCTTGGGATGAAGCAACGGCTTGAAACGGGCAGAATTGGAAGAACTATCTCACTGCTTTACAATAGAAATTCATGGTATGATATGGATTCCTCCACACCTCTCTTTGATAAAGAGTTGATGGAATTCTTAATACATGTACCTGAAAGGCTCTTTATTGAGAACGGAATCCCCAGAAATCTTATCAGAAGCGCCATGCGACATGTTATTCCGCAGGAAATAGTTCAAAGAAGAGACAAGCAACCCTACTCACCAGGTTGCCCTACACGGTTAATAAATCAAAAAGAAGAGTTAATCCAAATTTTAAGAAATCCGGGCAAACAGAAAATATCTGAGAAATACATAAATAGTAATGAAATTATAGCGCATATTAGTGAGATTATTCCATTCGCGGGCTTTGGAAATCCTAGTAAAATAATAGATATAAGAGTGGCACAAGCAGTTATTGTTTGCTATCTGCTTGATAAATTACACAACATAGGCTATTCAGTTTAA
- a CDS encoding error-prone DNA polymerase — MDYTELQVTTNFSFLRGASHPEELVEQACHFGYKKIAITDHNTLAGVVRAHAAARDIGIEIIPAARLNLVDGPSLLAYPTDTAAYSRLSALLSVGNLRTEKGKCELYRRDVYAHAEGIKFIAVSPLSLSAGFQFEPGFEAALKEYRQQLGPALYLSASRSYVESDVKKMFRLSQISQKLDIPLVATNDVHYHHPERRQLQDVVTCIREKCTIFNAGFRLHQNAERYLKDQQEMNRLFRAYPDALKRTQEIAEACTFSLDMLKYEYPEEITHEGRSPLEELTFLAWKGAKDIYGEHIPRKVVEAIEHELKFVTEMDYAAYFLTVYDIVRFAREQGILCQGRGSAANSTVCFCLGITSVDPTKFDLLFERFISSARNEPPDIDVDFEHERREEVIQYIYSKYGRDRSAIVATVTQLHQKGAIRDVAKVMGMSVDAINKLSSSIWEFTDEWFEGKRMSDQGFNANDPHLRKVLDLTRQFMGFPRQLGQHTGGFVITQGKITNLCPILNARMENRTNIEWNKDDIDTLGFLKIDVLSLGMLTCIRKAFDLLKNHYGKTYTLATIPQDDPVVYEMISHADTIGVFQIESRAQQSMLPRLRPQNFYDLVIEVAIVRPGPIQGDMVHPYLRRRNGEEPVEFPSKELEDILGRTLGVPLFQEQAMKIAIVAAGFTPTEADKLRRAMATFKLSGLVTQFEKKLIDGMTGRGYTEEYARRIFRQLEGFGSYGFPESHAASFALLVYVSCWLKCYYPDVFATALLNSMPMGFYQPAQIVIDARRHGVVVRPVDVNLSFWDNVLEEQEGKYRAIRLGFRQVKGIRQQEMDLLTGARTRPYKAIHLILDVGVSQAAIERLADADAFRSMGMDRRQAMWEASALSDRPMGAFTGQQSASDFEEPVQLPKLSLSEHVVQDYAATSLSLKAHPVSFVRQQLLANRALLTNDLSKYKDGMIVRVAGLVLVRQRPGTAGGVCFITIEDESGVANLVVFQSLFEKYRKEILRSRLLMVEGKLQIEGEVIHVIVKKCFDMSPLLRQLNEQKDEDPDLLTLSRADEKDEYASAAVNKRTQVRKKAVQLEIFPTGRNFH; from the coding sequence ATGGACTACACAGAATTACAGGTGACGACCAATTTTAGCTTCCTGCGTGGCGCATCCCATCCCGAAGAGCTGGTAGAACAGGCTTGTCACTTTGGCTATAAAAAAATAGCCATCACCGATCATAACACCCTTGCCGGAGTTGTTCGGGCACATGCCGCAGCCCGCGACATAGGGATTGAGATCATTCCGGCAGCACGGCTGAATCTGGTGGATGGGCCAAGTCTTTTGGCATATCCGACCGATACAGCGGCTTATTCAAGGCTGTCTGCTTTGCTTTCCGTTGGAAACCTGAGGACTGAAAAGGGTAAATGTGAACTCTACCGGCGCGATGTGTATGCGCATGCAGAAGGGATCAAATTCATTGCGGTTTCACCCCTGAGCCTTTCGGCAGGTTTTCAGTTTGAACCAGGCTTTGAAGCAGCACTGAAAGAATACCGGCAGCAACTGGGTCCGGCGTTATACCTCTCCGCATCACGCTCCTATGTGGAAAGCGATGTTAAAAAAATGTTCCGGCTTTCACAGATCTCCCAAAAACTGGACATTCCCCTGGTAGCTACCAACGATGTACATTATCATCACCCTGAGCGCAGACAGTTGCAGGATGTGGTCACCTGCATCCGTGAAAAATGCACCATCTTCAATGCAGGTTTCCGGCTTCACCAGAATGCAGAGCGATACCTGAAAGACCAGCAGGAAATGAACCGGTTGTTTCGCGCTTACCCGGATGCGCTCAAACGGACGCAGGAAATTGCCGAAGCCTGTACGTTTTCGCTCGATATGCTTAAATACGAATACCCGGAGGAAATCACCCACGAAGGAAGAAGCCCGTTAGAGGAGCTTACCTTTCTGGCATGGAAGGGAGCAAAGGACATTTATGGTGAGCATATCCCGCGTAAAGTCGTTGAAGCGATTGAGCATGAGCTCAAATTCGTGACAGAGATGGATTATGCGGCCTACTTCCTGACTGTATATGATATCGTGCGTTTTGCGCGCGAGCAGGGGATTCTTTGTCAGGGCAGAGGGTCGGCAGCCAATTCGACGGTATGCTTTTGTCTGGGCATTACCAGTGTTGATCCCACCAAATTTGATCTGCTCTTTGAGCGCTTTATTTCGTCGGCCAGAAATGAGCCGCCAGATATTGACGTGGACTTCGAGCATGAAAGGCGCGAGGAGGTCATCCAGTACATTTATTCCAAATATGGCCGCGACCGTTCCGCGATTGTAGCAACCGTGACCCAGCTTCACCAAAAAGGTGCAATTCGTGATGTTGCAAAAGTCATGGGTATGTCTGTTGATGCGATTAACAAACTTTCCAGCTCCATCTGGGAATTTACCGACGAGTGGTTTGAAGGCAAGCGCATGAGTGACCAGGGCTTCAATGCCAATGATCCGCACCTTCGCAAAGTGCTGGATCTGACCAGGCAGTTTATGGGCTTTCCCCGGCAGTTAGGCCAGCATACCGGTGGGTTTGTCATCACTCAGGGCAAGATCACCAATCTGTGTCCTATCTTAAATGCAAGGATGGAAAACAGAACAAACATAGAATGGAATAAGGATGATATCGATACGCTCGGATTTTTGAAAATCGACGTACTCTCCCTGGGCATGCTGACCTGTATCCGCAAAGCATTTGATCTATTAAAGAATCACTACGGCAAAACCTACACGCTGGCGACAATACCTCAGGATGATCCGGTGGTCTACGAAATGATTAGCCACGCAGACACAATCGGTGTTTTTCAGATCGAAAGCCGGGCGCAGCAGTCGATGCTTCCCCGGCTTAGACCCCAAAACTTTTATGATCTGGTGATCGAAGTCGCCATCGTTCGGCCTGGTCCGATACAAGGTGATATGGTACACCCCTACCTAAGACGTCGCAACGGCGAAGAACCAGTCGAGTTTCCTTCGAAAGAGTTGGAAGATATTCTGGGGCGGACGCTGGGCGTACCCTTGTTTCAGGAGCAGGCCATGAAGATTGCAATTGTTGCGGCAGGGTTCACACCGACTGAGGCCGATAAGCTGCGCCGTGCGATGGCTACTTTTAAACTCAGCGGCTTGGTAACGCAATTTGAAAAGAAGCTGATCGACGGTATGACCGGCAGGGGTTATACGGAAGAATACGCCAGAAGGATCTTCCGGCAACTGGAAGGTTTTGGTAGTTACGGTTTTCCTGAAAGCCATGCTGCCAGCTTTGCGTTACTCGTCTATGTATCGTGCTGGCTAAAATGTTATTACCCGGATGTGTTCGCAACGGCGCTGCTTAACAGTATGCCGATGGGGTTTTATCAACCCGCGCAGATTGTGATCGATGCACGCCGCCATGGTGTCGTCGTCCGGCCCGTCGATGTCAATCTTTCATTTTGGGATAATGTACTCGAAGAGCAGGAAGGGAAATACAGGGCCATCAGATTGGGCTTCCGGCAAGTTAAAGGAATTCGGCAGCAGGAAATGGATCTTTTGACAGGGGCCAGGACCCGGCCCTACAAAGCCATTCACCTCATACTGGATGTGGGTGTTTCCCAGGCTGCGATTGAAAGACTTGCTGATGCTGACGCATTCCGGTCGATGGGTATGGACAGAAGGCAAGCCATGTGGGAGGCATCTGCGCTTTCCGACCGGCCAATGGGTGCTTTTACCGGTCAGCAGTCGGCAAGTGATTTTGAAGAACCTGTGCAACTGCCTAAGCTGTCATTATCGGAGCATGTGGTGCAGGATTATGCGGCAACCTCGCTTTCGCTGAAAGCGCACCCGGTTAGTTTCGTCCGTCAGCAGCTGCTGGCTAACCGGGCACTGCTGACGAATGATCTTTCAAAATACAAAGACGGAATGATCGTTCGCGTGGCCGGGTTGGTGCTCGTCAGGCAACGGCCTGGTACTGCCGGTGGTGTATGTTTTATTACGATAGAAGACGAGTCCGGCGTAGCCAACCTTGTCGTCTTCCAAAGCCTGTTTGAAAAGTACCGCAAGGAAATCCTCCGCTCACGGCTTTTGATGGTCGAAGGCAAGCTTCAGATCGAAGGGGAAGTCATTCATGTCATTGTTAAAAAGTGTTTTGATATGTCACCGCTGTTAAGACAACTCAATGAGCAGAAAGACGAAGACCCTGACCTGCTTACACTCTCTCGTGCCGATGAAAAAGATGAGTATGCCTCGGCTGCTGTCAATAAGAGAACGCAGGTCAGAAAGAAAGCCGTTCAACTGGAAATCTTTCCAACGGGACGTAATTTTCACTAA
- a CDS encoding Y-family DNA polymerase, producing the protein MKRYVAVWFRQLLTDRVLLRQPELEGKPFVLAAKACGRMVVMAASRDAQKIGIDTGMVLADARALMPELEVLDFDPMMGEKLLTALAEWAIRYSPIVAVDLPDGLMLDVTGCAHLWGSETAYLKDIASRLKASGYHVHTAMADTIGAAWAISRYSRDFPIVAPGEQMTALLTLPPHALRLEDPIIEKMHKLGLYQIKSFIYMPASVLRRRFGQNTLDQIGKALGSTYEPLLPVQPVEPYQERLASMEPILTATGIEIALQKLLEKLCARLRKDGKGLRQAVLKCYRIDGETRQIAVGTNGPSCSAVHLFGLFELKIASIEPALGIELFVLEAPVTEELPDQQETIWNLGEGNKMAAIAELLDRIAARAGADVIHRYLPAEHYWPERAMIEATNLNDKPETQWRSDQYRPIQLLPEPERIQVSAPIPDYPPMLFRYKGQVHRIQKADGPDRIEQEWWLSDGLHRDYYSVEDEQGGRYWIFRLGHYGDEHLPQWFIHGFFA; encoded by the coding sequence ATGAAACGTTACGTGGCCGTATGGTTCCGGCAGCTGCTCACAGACCGGGTGCTGCTTCGTCAGCCTGAGCTGGAAGGAAAGCCTTTTGTACTTGCAGCCAAAGCGTGTGGACGCATGGTAGTAATGGCAGCCAGCAGGGATGCACAGAAAATTGGTATTGATACCGGTATGGTGCTTGCAGATGCGCGCGCACTCATGCCGGAACTGGAAGTTCTGGATTTTGATCCAATGATGGGCGAAAAGCTACTTACAGCACTGGCAGAATGGGCGATACGTTATTCGCCGATTGTTGCAGTCGACTTGCCTGACGGGTTGATGCTGGATGTTACGGGCTGCGCGCACCTTTGGGGCAGCGAAACAGCTTACCTGAAAGACATAGCAAGCAGATTAAAAGCTTCCGGCTATCATGTACATACCGCGATGGCTGATACGATCGGCGCAGCATGGGCCATCTCGCGCTACTCGCGTGATTTTCCAATTGTTGCCCCCGGTGAGCAGATGACAGCACTTTTGACGCTACCGCCCCACGCTTTAAGATTAGAAGATCCGATCATCGAAAAGATGCACAAGCTCGGCCTTTACCAGATCAAAAGTTTTATCTATATGCCAGCCTCCGTGCTGCGAAGACGTTTTGGGCAAAACACGCTCGATCAGATTGGTAAAGCGCTCGGGAGTACCTACGAGCCACTGCTACCGGTGCAGCCCGTAGAGCCCTATCAGGAGCGGCTTGCCAGTATGGAACCGATCCTGACGGCAACTGGCATTGAGATTGCGCTGCAAAAACTGCTTGAAAAGTTATGCGCACGGCTACGCAAAGATGGCAAAGGGTTACGGCAAGCTGTGCTTAAATGTTACCGTATCGATGGAGAGACCCGGCAAATAGCGGTGGGTACCAATGGGCCGTCTTGTAGTGCAGTACACCTTTTCGGGCTTTTTGAGCTTAAAATCGCCAGTATTGAACCTGCGCTGGGCATTGAGCTCTTTGTACTGGAAGCGCCGGTAACAGAAGAACTGCCGGATCAACAGGAAACGATTTGGAATCTTGGTGAGGGCAATAAAATGGCAGCAATCGCCGAACTGCTCGACCGGATTGCGGCACGCGCCGGTGCGGATGTGATCCACCGTTACCTTCCTGCTGAACATTACTGGCCGGAGCGTGCCATGATTGAAGCAACCAACCTGAATGACAAACCTGAAACGCAGTGGCGCAGTGATCAATACCGGCCCATACAGCTGCTGCCAGAGCCGGAAAGGATACAGGTCTCCGCGCCCATACCCGATTATCCTCCCATGCTGTTCCGCTATAAAGGGCAGGTTCACAGGATTCAAAAGGCCGATGGGCCTGACCGAATCGAACAGGAATGGTGGTTATCAGACGGCCTGCACCGGGATTATTATTCAGTAGAAGACGAGCAGGGTGGCCGTTACTGGATATTCCGGCTCGGTCATTATGGTGACGAGCATTTACCACAATGGTTTATCCACGGATTTTTTGCGTAA